A genome region from Strigops habroptila isolate Jane chromosome 12, bStrHab1.2.pri, whole genome shotgun sequence includes the following:
- the UBXN11 gene encoding UBX domain-containing protein 11, with product MAAELPKFIASTEDASLSPRTENPEQGSLPSCSKETTLEKNTQDTAHTDTELESSMMQKITLLEQKIAEQAEEIQLKDRRIAELEEKMKTLQKEEDAPDSCTTEELEIRCLQLQLQVWEMERFLNDYGLIWVGERHEELEDVELLKDEEELPGRSFWKPGEAVVPQHHIDFDLILEKVKDLNLLAGEGISHIEHTPGGARLRQREPLPLTLYQNGIVMFNRAFRPYEDPSTQQCLQDIMDGYFPSELQMHYPDGIPLQVTDRRDVVFQERHLPGSFPGHGQVVGHSKSSEVQETTEIPGPKVSLEQLLNELSKPLKHGGEAIGAHNSARAAQQGSDRVRSSKEILVETPRLPALERYRVKVAEEAEAPAPGVCALRIKSESGEQTYTVKMLFTETIGDLRQHLGRARGGDSNSYEIISTFPQRVYTDNSRSLQECGLTPNACLLLQRRDPHQQEGCKQLNNS from the exons ATGGCGGCGG AGCTGCCCAAGTTCATTGCCTCCACTG AGGATGCCAGCCTGTCTCCTAGGACGGAGAATCCAGAGCAAGGCAGTCTCCCCTCGTGCTCGAAGGAGACAACACTGGAAAAGAACACGCAGG ACACAGCTCACACTGACACGGAGCTCGAATCCTCCATGATGCAAAAAATCACCCTGTTGGAACAAAAAATAgcagaacaagcagaagaaatccaACTGAAG GATAGGAGGATTGCTGAGCTTGAAGAGAAGATGAAGactcttcagaaagaagaag ATGCTCCTGACTCATGCACAACAGAGGAACTGGAAATTAGGtgccttcagctgcagctccaggtcTGGGAGATGGAG CGGTTTCTGAACGACTATGGTCTGATTTGGGTTGGAGAGAGACATGAAGAACTGGAAGATGTAGAATTGCTCAAGGATGAAGAAGAGCTGCCTGGAAGGAGCTTCTGGAAGCCAG GTGAAGCAGTTGTTCCCCAACACCACATTGATTTTGATTTAATCTTGGAGAAGGTGAAGGATCTGAACTTGCTGGCTGGAGAGGGCATTTCTCACATCGAGCACACGCCTGGGGGGGCTCGGCTGAGACAGCGGGAACCCCTCCCTCTCACACTGTATCAGAATGGGATTGTCATGTTCAACAGAGCCTTCCGGCCCTATGAGGACCCATCCACACAG caatGCCTACAGGATATTATGGATGGCTATTTCCCTTCGGAGTTGCAGATGCATTACCCTGATGGCATCCCATTGCAG GTCACTGACAGAAGGGACGTGGTGTTTCAGGAGAGACACCTTCCAGGGAGTTTCCCCGGTCATGGCCAAGTGGTTGGCCACTCAAAATCAAGTGAGGTGCAGGAAACCACCGAGATCCCAG gTCCTAAAGTCTCCCTGGAGCAGCTTCTCAATGAGCTTTCCAAACCCTTGAAACATGGAGGAGAAGCAATTGGTGCCCACAACtcagccagagcagcacagcag GGCTCTGACCGGGTGCGGAGCAGCAAAGAGATCCTGGTGGAGACACCCAGGCTGCCTGCCCTGGAGAGGTACAg GGTGAAGGTGGCTGAAGAGGCTGAGGCTCCTGCCCCTGGTGTCTGCGCTCTCCGCATCAAATCAGAGAGCGGGGAGCAGACATACACGGTCAAGATGCTGTTCACAGAGACCATCGGGGACCTGCGCCAGCACCTCGGCCGGGCCAG GGGTGGAGACTCCAACTCCTATGAGATCATCAGTACCTTTCCCCAGAGGGTGTACACAGACAACTCACGGAGCCTGCAGGAATGTGGCCTGACCCCCAACGCCTGCTTactgctgcagagaagagacCCTCACCAGCAAGAGGGCTGCAAGCAGCTTAACAACTCCTAG
- the SH3BGRL3 gene encoding LOW QUALITY PROTEIN: SH3 domain-binding glutamic acid-rich-like protein 3 (The sequence of the model RefSeq protein was modified relative to this genomic sequence to represent the inferred CDS: inserted 1 base in 1 codon): protein MPGPAGPIGPRSHMPGGGGAARSLPPSLPPPXLSAGSGRDRSMSTLKVYSTSVTGSREIKSQQSEVTRILDGKNIKYELVDISQDNALREEMRAKAGNPKAIPPQIVNGDHYCGDYELFVEAVEQNTLQEFLKLA, encoded by the exons ATGCCCGGACCCGCCGGCCCCATTGGTCCCCGCAGTCACAtgccgggcggcggcggggccgcccgTTCCCTTCCTCCGTCCCTCCCTCCGC GGCTGAGCGCAGGGAGCGGCCGCGATCGCAGCATGAGCACCCTCAAGGTTTACAGCACCTCGGTGACCGGCTCCCGGGAG ATCAAATCCCAACAGAGCGAAGTAACCAGAATCCTCGATGGGAAAAACATCAAGTACGAGCTGGTGGATATCTCCCAGGACAACGCTCTGCGGGAGGAGATGAGGGCGAAGGCCGGTAACCCCAAAGCCATCCCACCCCAGATCGTCAACGGAGACCACTACTGCGGG GATTATGAGCTCTTTGTGGAAGCAGTGGAGCAAAACACCCTGCAGGAGTTCCTGAAGTTGGCCTGA
- the CEP85 gene encoding centrosomal protein of 85 kDa isoform X2: MAALEKQPDLRLQQDTPSDPSASQKSHFLETDWKTPMLSVKFQSRVSRSSSVADSGDGGIGTSCSDSTEDFGNSSNGSSFQPIKAQVAIPTAHVMPSTLGASPSKLCPSGDQSCLQNPSKPAMPGSAGSEHTGLTRNGDFNSGKSSQVPPRDLLHLYRTSGENGFEQSWHPVSDHMRTEDTWKFDTPAIERTLNQSLFLDNLCTDPLHRFQKFNPNSGAAEAGKDHYKVLPESKQATGANGVCEPQDGTWPSGNRLMPTGLQANNFYSKPVSPPSRAWMQEACTLHPHERVCELSAWKQQLDKVRLQVEQMQLQNGGACHHPSMYSPSLPTPDPAQWINILNSNENLLKEKELLIDRQRQHISQLEQKVRESELQVHSALLGCPATCGDVYMLRMQELQRENTFLRAQFTEKTESLSKEKIELERKLAAAEVDAKLIRESLKETMQKHAEELKKQEERVKGRDKHINNLKKKCQKESEQNRERQQRIETLERYLADLPTLEDHQKQSQKLKESELKSTAMQETVLALETELGDVRAAFREQEVQLETQKHKELELLSTVRSLQDKVQQCVKNAERGAPAQDGERQKIENDSLKKECDRLRKIVDKQQKAAEQLSLQVKNLEEQVTQEEGTSQALKEEAVRRENALQQLRAAVKELSVQNQDLIEKNLTLQERLRQAELTTQPLPAETARLAQDLHSELASCLQDLQSVYSIVTQRAQGKDPNLSLLLGIRSVQYSAKEKDDLLSPDGLAKKLVEVKQLHKEVEDLRMAISDRYAQDMGDNCITQ, translated from the exons ATGGCTGCTCTGGAGAAACAGCCAGacctgaggctgcagcaggacacTCCATCGG atCCCAGTGCCAGTCAGAAGAGTCACTTCCTGGAGACTGACTGGAAAACACCCATGTTGTCTGTGAAGTTCCAGAGCCGTGTCAGCCGCAGCTCAAGTGTGGCTGACAGCGGGGATGGGGGCATTGGGACCTCCTGCTCAGACAGCACAGAAG ACTTTGGCAATTCCAGTAACGGTTCCTCATTCCAGCCCATCAAAGCCCAAGTGGCCATCCCAACAGCCCATGTCATGCCTTCTACATTGGGTGCCTCACCCTCCAAGCTGTGTCCTTCAGGAGACCAGAGCTGTTTACAGAATCCATCAAAACCTGCTATGCCAGGATCTGCTGGTTCTGAACACACAGGGCTCACGAGAAATGGAGATTTTAATTCTGGGAAGTCTTCTCAGGTGCCACCCAGGGATCTCTTGCACCTCTACAGGACTTCAGGGGAAAATGGGTTTGAGCAATCCTGGCATCCTGTTTCTGATCACATGAGAACAGAAGATACTTGGAAGTTTGACACCCCTGCCATTGAGCGCACCCTTAACCAGTCTCTCTTTCTGGATAATTTGTGCACTGACCCTCTGCACAGGTTCCAGAAGTTCAATCCAAACTCTGGGGCAGCTGAGGCAGGAAAGGACCATTATAAGGTGCTGCCAGAGAGTAAGCAGGCGACGGGGGCTAACGGTGTCTGTGAGCCCCAGGATGGAACGTGGCCGAGCGGGAACAGACTGATGCCAACAGGACTCCAGGCCAACAATTTCTATTCAAAGCCTGTAAGCCCTCCATCTCGAGCATGGATGCAGGAAGCCTGCACACTGCACCCACATGAGAGGGTCTGTGAGCTCAGTGCTTGGAAACAGCAGCTGGACAAAGTGCGATTGCAAGTAGAGCAAATGCAG TTACAAAATGGAGGCGCCTGCCACCATCCCTCCATGTATTCTCCTTCACTGCCTACTCCTGATCCAGCTCAGTGGATCAATATCCTGAACTCCAATGAAAACCTGCTCAAGGAGAAAGAGCTCCTCATTGATAG gcAAAGACAACACATATCACAGTTGGAGCAGAAGGTCAGGGAAAGTGAACTACAGGTTCACAGTGCCCTGCTTGGCTGTCCAGCAACCTGTGGAGACGTCTACATGTTGAGAATGCAG gagctgcagcGCGAGAACACATTTCTTCGAGCACAGTTCACAGAGAAGACTGAATCCCTCAGTAAGGAAAAGATTGAATTGGAGAGAAaactggctgctgcagaggtggATGCAAAGCTGATCCGGGAGTCACTGAAAGAAACTATGCAGAAACATGCAGAGGAGTtaaaaaaacaggaagaaagg GTAAAAGGAAGAGACAAACACATTAATaaccttaaaaagaaatgccagaAGGAATCTgaacaaaacagagagagacAACAGAGAATTGAGACCCTGGAACGATACCTGGCTGATCTACCAACCCTTGAGGACCACCAGAAACAGAGTCAGAAG CTGAAGGAATCTGAACTGAAGAGTACTGCTATGCAAGAAACAGTGCTGGCACTGGAAACTGAGCTTGGAGATGTCCGGGCTGCTTTCAGGGAGCAAGAGGTGCAGCTAGAAACCCAAAAACACAAGGAGCTGGAGCTTCTTTCCACTGTGCGCAG CTTGCAGGACAAGGTGCAGCAGTGTGTGAAGAATGCAGAGAGAGGAGCCCCTGCCCAGGATGGGGAGAGACAGAAGATAGAAAATGACTCTCTGAAGAAAGAATGTGACCGCCTCAGGAAG ATTGTGGACAAACAGCAGAAGGCGGCAGAGCAGTTGTCCTTGCAAGTAAAG AACCTGGAAGAACAGGTGACCCAGGAAGAGGGGACAAGCCAAGCTCTGAAAGAGGAGGCGGTGAGAAGAGAAaatgccctgcagcagctccgggCCGCTGTGAAAGAG CTCTCAGTGCAGAACCAGGATCTCATTGAGAAGAACCTGACCCTTCAGGAGCGGCTCCGTCAGGCAGAGCTAACAACCCAGCCACTGCCAGCTGAGACAGCCCGCCTGGCCCAGGACCTGCACAGCGAGCTGGCCAGTTGTCTGCAGGATTTGCAGTCTGTCTACAGCATTGTCACTCAGAGGGCTCAGGGCAAGGATCCCAACCTCTCTCTGCTCCTGGGAATTCGCT CTGTGCAGTACTCTGCTAAGGAGAAGGATGACTTACTGAGCCCTGATGGACTTGCAAAGAAACTGGTGGAGGTAAAACAGCTTCACAAAGAGGTGGAGGACTTAAGGATGGCAATATCTGACAGATATGCTCAGGACATGGGAGACAACTGCATCACCCAGTAA
- the CEP85 gene encoding centrosomal protein of 85 kDa isoform X1: protein MCMYPLVSGNGLVYTDLLIFMCCPVVHWTDKMAALEKQPDLRLQQDTPSDPSASQKSHFLETDWKTPMLSVKFQSRVSRSSSVADSGDGGIGTSCSDSTEDFGNSSNGSSFQPIKAQVAIPTAHVMPSTLGASPSKLCPSGDQSCLQNPSKPAMPGSAGSEHTGLTRNGDFNSGKSSQVPPRDLLHLYRTSGENGFEQSWHPVSDHMRTEDTWKFDTPAIERTLNQSLFLDNLCTDPLHRFQKFNPNSGAAEAGKDHYKVLPESKQATGANGVCEPQDGTWPSGNRLMPTGLQANNFYSKPVSPPSRAWMQEACTLHPHERVCELSAWKQQLDKVRLQVEQMQLQNGGACHHPSMYSPSLPTPDPAQWINILNSNENLLKEKELLIDRQRQHISQLEQKVRESELQVHSALLGCPATCGDVYMLRMQELQRENTFLRAQFTEKTESLSKEKIELERKLAAAEVDAKLIRESLKETMQKHAEELKKQEERVKGRDKHINNLKKKCQKESEQNRERQQRIETLERYLADLPTLEDHQKQSQKLKESELKSTAMQETVLALETELGDVRAAFREQEVQLETQKHKELELLSTVRSLQDKVQQCVKNAERGAPAQDGERQKIENDSLKKECDRLRKIVDKQQKAAEQLSLQVKNLEEQVTQEEGTSQALKEEAVRRENALQQLRAAVKELSVQNQDLIEKNLTLQERLRQAELTTQPLPAETARLAQDLHSELASCLQDLQSVYSIVTQRAQGKDPNLSLLLGIRSVQYSAKEKDDLLSPDGLAKKLVEVKQLHKEVEDLRMAISDRYAQDMGDNCITQ, encoded by the exons ATGTGTATGTACCCTTTGGTTAGTGGGAACGGGTTGGTTTACACTGACTTACTGATTTTTATGTGTTGTCCTGTAGTTCACTGGACAGATAAGATGGCTGCTCTGGAGAAACAGCCAGacctgaggctgcagcaggacacTCCATCGG atCCCAGTGCCAGTCAGAAGAGTCACTTCCTGGAGACTGACTGGAAAACACCCATGTTGTCTGTGAAGTTCCAGAGCCGTGTCAGCCGCAGCTCAAGTGTGGCTGACAGCGGGGATGGGGGCATTGGGACCTCCTGCTCAGACAGCACAGAAG ACTTTGGCAATTCCAGTAACGGTTCCTCATTCCAGCCCATCAAAGCCCAAGTGGCCATCCCAACAGCCCATGTCATGCCTTCTACATTGGGTGCCTCACCCTCCAAGCTGTGTCCTTCAGGAGACCAGAGCTGTTTACAGAATCCATCAAAACCTGCTATGCCAGGATCTGCTGGTTCTGAACACACAGGGCTCACGAGAAATGGAGATTTTAATTCTGGGAAGTCTTCTCAGGTGCCACCCAGGGATCTCTTGCACCTCTACAGGACTTCAGGGGAAAATGGGTTTGAGCAATCCTGGCATCCTGTTTCTGATCACATGAGAACAGAAGATACTTGGAAGTTTGACACCCCTGCCATTGAGCGCACCCTTAACCAGTCTCTCTTTCTGGATAATTTGTGCACTGACCCTCTGCACAGGTTCCAGAAGTTCAATCCAAACTCTGGGGCAGCTGAGGCAGGAAAGGACCATTATAAGGTGCTGCCAGAGAGTAAGCAGGCGACGGGGGCTAACGGTGTCTGTGAGCCCCAGGATGGAACGTGGCCGAGCGGGAACAGACTGATGCCAACAGGACTCCAGGCCAACAATTTCTATTCAAAGCCTGTAAGCCCTCCATCTCGAGCATGGATGCAGGAAGCCTGCACACTGCACCCACATGAGAGGGTCTGTGAGCTCAGTGCTTGGAAACAGCAGCTGGACAAAGTGCGATTGCAAGTAGAGCAAATGCAG TTACAAAATGGAGGCGCCTGCCACCATCCCTCCATGTATTCTCCTTCACTGCCTACTCCTGATCCAGCTCAGTGGATCAATATCCTGAACTCCAATGAAAACCTGCTCAAGGAGAAAGAGCTCCTCATTGATAG gcAAAGACAACACATATCACAGTTGGAGCAGAAGGTCAGGGAAAGTGAACTACAGGTTCACAGTGCCCTGCTTGGCTGTCCAGCAACCTGTGGAGACGTCTACATGTTGAGAATGCAG gagctgcagcGCGAGAACACATTTCTTCGAGCACAGTTCACAGAGAAGACTGAATCCCTCAGTAAGGAAAAGATTGAATTGGAGAGAAaactggctgctgcagaggtggATGCAAAGCTGATCCGGGAGTCACTGAAAGAAACTATGCAGAAACATGCAGAGGAGTtaaaaaaacaggaagaaagg GTAAAAGGAAGAGACAAACACATTAATaaccttaaaaagaaatgccagaAGGAATCTgaacaaaacagagagagacAACAGAGAATTGAGACCCTGGAACGATACCTGGCTGATCTACCAACCCTTGAGGACCACCAGAAACAGAGTCAGAAG CTGAAGGAATCTGAACTGAAGAGTACTGCTATGCAAGAAACAGTGCTGGCACTGGAAACTGAGCTTGGAGATGTCCGGGCTGCTTTCAGGGAGCAAGAGGTGCAGCTAGAAACCCAAAAACACAAGGAGCTGGAGCTTCTTTCCACTGTGCGCAG CTTGCAGGACAAGGTGCAGCAGTGTGTGAAGAATGCAGAGAGAGGAGCCCCTGCCCAGGATGGGGAGAGACAGAAGATAGAAAATGACTCTCTGAAGAAAGAATGTGACCGCCTCAGGAAG ATTGTGGACAAACAGCAGAAGGCGGCAGAGCAGTTGTCCTTGCAAGTAAAG AACCTGGAAGAACAGGTGACCCAGGAAGAGGGGACAAGCCAAGCTCTGAAAGAGGAGGCGGTGAGAAGAGAAaatgccctgcagcagctccgggCCGCTGTGAAAGAG CTCTCAGTGCAGAACCAGGATCTCATTGAGAAGAACCTGACCCTTCAGGAGCGGCTCCGTCAGGCAGAGCTAACAACCCAGCCACTGCCAGCTGAGACAGCCCGCCTGGCCCAGGACCTGCACAGCGAGCTGGCCAGTTGTCTGCAGGATTTGCAGTCTGTCTACAGCATTGTCACTCAGAGGGCTCAGGGCAAGGATCCCAACCTCTCTCTGCTCCTGGGAATTCGCT CTGTGCAGTACTCTGCTAAGGAGAAGGATGACTTACTGAGCCCTGATGGACTTGCAAAGAAACTGGTGGAGGTAAAACAGCTTCACAAAGAGGTGGAGGACTTAAGGATGGCAATATCTGACAGATATGCTCAGGACATGGGAGACAACTGCATCACCCAGTAA
- the GJA9 gene encoding gap junction alpha-9 protein, with protein MGDWNFLGGILEEVHIHSTIIGKIWLTILFIFRMLVLGVATEDVWNDEQSEFICNTEQPGCRNVCYDEAFPISLIRYWVLQVIFVSSPSLVYMGHALYRLRALEKERQKKKAQVRVELESTELEMTENRKRLERELRQLDQRKLNKAPLRGSLLCTYVIHIFTRSAVEVGFMIGQYLLYGFHLDPLYKCQRDPCPNTVDCFVSRPTEKTVFILFMQSIATVSLLLNILEIVHLGFRKIKMGLCGQSKTKDDPENFNINKSKKHSVIPHSSLGISTTPQKTLPSALSGYTFLMEKQTGTAVYPLLNAPPMFQPMPNNRTESSSNYTHCNQENKSPKKRPATNALGNQTQSASTNNNEGLLGELGKEAHDVQKEAEKKHFLVATQNADLASSMCLGSCAEMPSPTSLQPHTTFPITGFRRQHGISSSWNCSAVLESAEASTNSLPKNSNRRQSSFSADKAQAPCNADVKKCSRPDTPDSTGEVSSGSKQSRTCDSPKPFSLSRQVSMSSSASSRRAPTDLQI; from the coding sequence ATGGGAGACTGGAATTTCCTTGGTGGCATATTAGAGGAGGTCCACATTCATTCCACGATTATTGGAAAGATTTGGCTAACGATCCTCTTCATATTTCGAATGCTTGTCCTTGGAGTGGCAACTGAGGATGTTTGGAATGATGAACAGTCTGAATTTATATGCAATACTGAGCAACCTGGTTGCAGAAACGTGTGCTATGATGAGGCCTTTCCCATCTCTCTCATAAGATACTGGGTCTTGCAAGTTATATTTGTGTCTTCCCCTTCCTTGGTGTATATGGGACATGCCTTATACAGACTGAGAGCCTTGGAGAAagagaggcaaaaaaagaaagctcaggTAAGGGTGGAACTCGAAAGCACTGAACtagaaatgactgaaaacaggaaaaggctGGAGAGAGAACTCCGGCAGCTGGATCAAAGGAAGCTGAACAAAGCACCCCTGAGAGGCTCTTTGCTCTGCACTTATGTGATACATATTTTCACAAGATCGGCAGTGGAGGTCGGGTTTATGATTGGGCAGTATCTTCTTTATGGCTTTCATCTAGATCCCCTTTATAAATGTCAGAGAGATCCTTGTCCAAACACAGTTGACTGCTTTGTGTCTAGACCAACAGAAAAGACAGTGTTCATTTTATTCATGCAATCAATAGCAACTGTATCATTGCTTCTAAATATCCTAGAAATTGTCCACCTGGGATTCCGAAAGATCAAAATGGGACTTTGTGGGCAGAGTAAAACCAAGGATGACCCTGAAAATTTCAACATAAACAAATCTAAGAAGCACTCTGTGATACCACACTCTTCTTTGGGAATATCCACCACCCCTCAAAAAACTCTTCCTTCTGCACTTAGTGGTTATAcctttttaatggaaaagcaaactgGGACCGCTGTCTACCCGCTTCTGAATGCTCCTCCCATGTTTCAGCCTATGCCAAACAACcgtacagaaagcagcagcaattacACTCATTGcaatcaggaaaacaaatcacCAAAGAAGAGGCCAGCTACAAATGCTTTAGGCAATCAGACTCAAAGTGCCAGCACCAATAATAATGAAGGCTTGCTTGGAGAGCTTGGGAAAGAAGCACATGATGtgcaaaaagaagctgaaaagaaacatttccttgttGCTACTCAGAATGCAGATCTAGCTTCAAGCATGTGCTTGGGAAGCTGTGCTGAAATGCCATCTCCAACTTCGCTACAACCCCACACGACTTTTCCTATTACTGGTTTCAGAAGACAACATGGAATCAGTTCATCTTGgaactgctcagcagtgcttgAGAGTGCAGAAGCTTCTACAAATTCTCTTCCaaagaacagcaacagaagacaaagcagTTTCAGTGCAGACAAAGCCCAAGCTCCTTGCAATGCTGATGTAAAGAAGTGTAGCCGACCAGACACTCCTGACTCTACAGGGGAGGTGAGCTCAGGATCTAAACAAAGTAGAACCTGTGACAGCCCTAAGCCTTTCTCCCTGTCTAGACAAGTGTCGATGTCAAGCAGCGCCAGCAGCAGGCGAGCACCCACTGATCTGCAGATATAG